The proteins below come from a single Dermatophilaceae bacterium Soc4.6 genomic window:
- a CDS encoding tyrosine-type recombinase/integrase — MTIALHANRAGALSLLDKLGAAVRPEFAVDLIHIDPTHPVFARGQCRVTDCERGAWTKLLCNSHYGRWVHEGRHDLDLFAATTGPVVGGHSDRIDAFDLRGLPLQLRLEVAYSIQIRHDHRTIRLVPMMINRLVRLVSTARVDSLLDHGLERWTLLALEHGLTDTGGRAMGQLRFAWRQVLDLDEGIDAEAEFARDTWRAAALGARPSPKKVPPIRFDHIPQPWLREAIKRACRYRLGAGKAFGSVSIDERALRWFAGFLHHHHPDVDDASGISRQVLEHYLSWLTAAPQLSGNTTNTYLVILRSFLQACHRHDWMPGLSGHAALYLDELPPRPRPLPRFIPEFVMAQLEDPNNLALLPDETTRHLLILIQETGLRANDACLLEYNPVIVDSAGWPCLKYVNHKMSTEQLVPLSQRAADAVRAQQLHLSSRWPAGCPKLFPSPHANPDGAQPFSYATLRQRLADWQEKISLHDEAGQAVSVTAHQYRHTLGTRLINAGVPQHVVQKMLGHASPQMTARYATIHDATVRAAFDDYQQRRVDIHGDRLPFDPHGPSADAEWIKHNLARVQASLPNGYCGRPPQQDCPHPNACLTCPDFQTTTTFLPIHRRQHDDTLELIDLAEHRGNHRLADNHRKVADNLTRIISALETLETLGIHDAPAGQDTPDAR, encoded by the coding sequence ATGACCATCGCGCTGCACGCCAACCGGGCTGGCGCGCTGAGCCTGCTGGACAAGCTGGGAGCGGCTGTCCGACCGGAGTTCGCGGTCGACCTGATCCACATCGATCCCACCCACCCCGTCTTCGCGCGCGGGCAGTGCCGCGTCACCGACTGCGAACGCGGCGCCTGGACCAAGTTGCTGTGCAACAGCCACTACGGACGGTGGGTCCACGAGGGCCGCCACGACCTGGACCTGTTCGCGGCCACGACCGGCCCGGTGGTCGGCGGTCACAGCGACCGGATCGACGCGTTCGATCTTCGCGGGTTGCCGTTGCAGCTGCGGTTGGAGGTGGCCTACTCCATTCAGATCCGCCACGATCATCGAACGATCCGCCTCGTCCCGATGATGATCAACCGCCTCGTGAGGCTGGTCAGTACCGCCAGGGTCGACTCGCTGCTGGACCACGGGCTGGAGCGCTGGACCTTGCTGGCCCTCGAGCACGGCCTGACCGACACCGGTGGCCGGGCGATGGGCCAGCTGCGTTTCGCGTGGCGGCAGGTGCTCGACCTGGACGAGGGCATCGACGCCGAGGCCGAGTTCGCTCGAGACACCTGGCGGGCAGCCGCACTCGGGGCGCGACCGTCGCCGAAGAAGGTCCCACCCATTCGGTTCGACCACATCCCACAACCGTGGCTGCGTGAGGCGATCAAGCGAGCCTGCCGCTACCGGCTCGGCGCCGGTAAAGCGTTCGGATCGGTCAGCATCGACGAGCGTGCCCTGCGCTGGTTCGCCGGGTTCCTGCATCACCATCACCCGGACGTCGATGATGCCAGCGGGATCAGCCGGCAGGTCCTGGAGCACTACCTGTCCTGGCTCACCGCGGCGCCGCAGTTGTCGGGCAACACGACGAACACCTACCTGGTCATCCTGCGCAGCTTCCTGCAGGCCTGCCACCGCCACGACTGGATGCCCGGCCTCTCCGGTCACGCCGCGCTGTACCTGGACGAGCTGCCACCGCGGCCGCGTCCCCTGCCACGGTTCATCCCCGAGTTCGTGATGGCCCAGCTCGAGGACCCCAACAACCTCGCCCTGCTCCCCGACGAGACCACCCGACACCTGCTGATCCTCATCCAGGAGACCGGCCTACGCGCCAATGACGCCTGCCTGCTCGAGTACAACCCCGTCATCGTCGACAGCGCCGGCTGGCCCTGCCTGAAGTACGTCAACCACAAGATGTCCACCGAGCAGCTCGTCCCGCTGTCGCAGCGGGCCGCCGACGCCGTCCGCGCCCAACAACTGCACCTGAGCAGCCGCTGGCCAGCCGGATGCCCGAAGCTGTTTCCCTCGCCTCACGCCAATCCCGATGGGGCCCAACCATTCTCCTACGCCACCCTGCGCCAGCGCCTAGCCGACTGGCAGGAGAAGATCAGTCTCCACGACGAAGCCGGCCAGGCCGTGTCCGTCACCGCGCACCAGTACCGTCACACCCTCGGGACCCGGTTGATCAACGCCGGTGTGCCGCAGCACGTCGTTCAGAAGATGCTCGGCCACGCCTCACCCCAGATGACCGCCCGGTACGCCACGATCCACGACGCCACCGTCCGCGCGGCCTTCGACGACTACCAGCAGCGGCGCGTGGACATCCACGGTGACCGCCTCCCGTTCGACCCCCACGGTCCCAGCGCCGACGCCGAGTGGATCAAGCACAACCTCGCCCGGGTGCAGGCCAGCCTGCCGAACGGCTACTGCGGACGACCACCGCAGCAGGACTGCCCACACCCCAACGCCTGCCTGACCTGCCCGGACTTCCAAACCACCACGACGTTCCTGCCGATCCACCGGCGCCAACACGACGACACCCTCGAACTGATCGACCTGGCCGAGCACCGCGGCAACCACCGGCTGGCCGACAACCACCGCAAGGTCGCCGACAACCTCACGAGGATCATCTCCGCGCTGGAAACCCTCGAGACCCTCGGGATCCATGACGCCCCAGCCGGACAGGACACCCCCGATGCGCGCTGA
- a CDS encoding DUF6262 family protein: MRADNTTALTAASRHRAESARERARAAIHTLDHAGTPITYAAVAHTAGVSRTLLYRDPQLREQINRLRAPATRSPRQPAAQRMSQASRDEQLTTLRQELHTLRAENHALRLQLATRIGQDRTAGRDAPVSDM, encoded by the coding sequence ATGCGCGCTGACAACACCACAGCCCTCACTGCCGCGAGCCGGCACCGAGCCGAATCGGCTCGGGAGCGGGCCCGCGCGGCCATCCATACCCTCGACCACGCTGGCACCCCCATCACCTACGCCGCCGTCGCTCACACCGCCGGCGTCTCGCGGACCCTGCTCTATCGCGATCCCCAGCTCCGCGAGCAAATCAACCGGCTTCGAGCTCCCGCCACCCGCAGCCCCCGTCAACCCGCAGCCCAACGGATGAGCCAAGCCTCCCGCGACGAACAGCTGACCACCCTCCGCCAGGAACTCCACACCCTGCGAGCAGAGAACCACGCGCTCCGCCTGCAACTCGCCACCCGCATCGGGCAGGACCGCACCGCCGGCCGCGACGCCCCCGTCAGCGACATGTAG
- a CDS encoding tyrosine-type recombinase/integrase → MQADLEVAVLVKAQRVLMPVTGVESWTVVDDDFGPVEAAERYLAFLSSIERSPNTVRAYAHSLALWLEFLALRRVDWASAGVEDVSRFVSWLRAPAANVIVLDAATARRSEATVNRHLAGVFGFYDFHARTGVALAESLVAWRRVPRGSFKPFLHHVTKGRPIATRPVKLKAPRRLPSTLSVEEVAVILGACTRLRDRFLLALLAETGIRVGQALGLRHSDLISRRCELRIVPRDDNANGARAKTKTVAVLPVSAPLVRLYSEYMHTEYGDLDSDYVFVNLFAAPVGRPLRYDAVAKLVARLRAGTGIEFSPHMLRHTRATELIRAGVPIEIVSNMLTHRSVVTTSETYVHLGVEDVRAELVRAGFWVERPATRPVLQADPS, encoded by the coding sequence GTGCAGGCCGACCTCGAGGTGGCGGTGCTGGTGAAGGCGCAACGGGTGCTCATGCCGGTGACGGGGGTGGAGTCGTGGACCGTCGTCGACGACGACTTCGGTCCGGTCGAGGCGGCGGAGCGGTACCTGGCGTTCCTGTCCTCGATCGAGCGGTCGCCGAACACGGTGCGGGCGTACGCGCACAGTCTGGCGTTGTGGCTCGAGTTCCTCGCCTTGAGACGCGTCGACTGGGCCAGCGCCGGAGTCGAGGACGTCTCACGGTTCGTGTCGTGGCTGCGGGCACCGGCCGCGAACGTCATCGTGCTGGATGCTGCAACGGCCCGCCGCAGCGAGGCCACCGTCAACCGTCACCTGGCGGGCGTGTTCGGCTTCTATGACTTCCACGCCCGCACGGGTGTGGCCCTGGCTGAGTCGTTGGTCGCGTGGCGCCGTGTACCGAGGGGGTCGTTCAAGCCGTTCCTGCACCATGTCACCAAGGGACGCCCGATCGCGACCAGACCCGTCAAGCTCAAGGCACCGAGGCGGCTGCCGTCCACGCTGAGCGTTGAGGAGGTCGCGGTGATCCTCGGCGCCTGCACGCGGCTGCGAGACAGGTTCCTGCTCGCGCTGCTGGCCGAGACCGGGATCAGGGTGGGTCAAGCGCTCGGGCTGCGCCACAGCGATCTGATCTCTCGTCGGTGCGAGCTGCGGATCGTGCCGCGTGACGACAACGCCAACGGCGCCCGCGCCAAGACCAAAACCGTTGCCGTGCTGCCCGTTTCAGCGCCGCTGGTGCGCCTGTACAGCGAGTACATGCACACCGAATACGGCGACCTGGACAGCGACTACGTCTTCGTCAACCTGTTCGCGGCACCGGTCGGGCGACCCCTGCGGTACGACGCGGTCGCGAAGCTCGTGGCCCGCCTGCGGGCCGGGACCGGGATCGAGTTCAGCCCCCACATGCTGCGCCATACCCGGGCGACGGAGCTGATCCGGGCCGGTGTCCCGATCGAGATCGTCTCGAACATGCTGACCCACCGCTCGGTCGTGACCACGAGCGAAACGTACGTCCATCTCGGTGTCGAGGACGTGCGGGCCGAGCTCGTCCGCGCGGGATTCTGGGTCGAGCGGCCAGCCACTCGCCCGGTCCTGCAGGCGGACCCGTCATGA